Part of the Halobellus ruber genome is shown below.
GTGGGCGACCGTCCGACAATGGCGCGCGAGCCGACCGTCGAGGAGCCGCCCGACCTCCAGCCGCTCCTCGATGCGCTCGACGACGCTGACGCGAGAGACATCATCAGGGAGATCGAGGAGTCGGCCACCGCGAACGAGATCTCCGAGCGGTGCGACATTCCGTTGTCGACCACTTACCGCAAGCTCGACTTACTGACTGACGCGGGGCTCCTCGAGGAGGGAACCGAGATCAGGGCCGACGGTCACCACACGACGAGCTATACCGTCACGTTCGAGGAGGTCCGGGTTTCGCTCACCGACTCGCGGGAGTTCGCGGTCGAGATCGCCCGCACCGAGGAACAGCGGCCCGACGAGCGGCTCGCAGACATCTGGACCAGCGTCCGGGAGGAAACATAATGGTACACACGACCACCTCAGCCAGCATCGCAACGGGAATCATCGTGATGAAGACGGGGATCCTGGTCCTCGGCGGCCTCATCACGTACTTCTCGTTGAAGGCGTACCGCAACACTGGATCGAGCGCGCTCCGGGCGCTCGCGATCGGGTTCGGAATCATCACCCTGGGCGCCCTCCTCGGTGGTACTTTCGACCTCATACTCGGCGTCTCGCTCGCGGTCGGGTTGCTCATCGACGCGATATTGACCTTCGTCGGGCTCGCGGTCATCACCTACTCGTTGTACGCCGACTGACCGGCGATCGGCCGGCGCGTCGGACTCGACTGGGCAGTGGAGTCAGTGGGTCGGGCGCGGCGACTCCGCCACAGAAGAGTTTTACCGACACACCGGCTCCCCCGGACCGATGGCTCCCTCCCCGCATCTCTCCCCGAAGCTCGCGGTCGGCGTCGGGGCGTTCCTCCTCACGCTCGTCGCGACCGCGGCGACGAGACGGTCGGCAGGCTACCCCGCCAGCCACCCCCTCCGCTCGTGGCCGTCGGTCCTCCTCGGACGCCTCCGTCGGGAGCTCCCGCGTGGCGACCGCCGCAGCCTCGCGTGGCTCGCGATCGCGGCTTGGTCGGTGCTCGTCTCGATCCTCCATTTCGGCGGCATCCACTACAACGTCTACACCCGACTGCCGTGGTGGGACCTGCTGACACACGCGATGGGCGGCGTCGGCGTCGGTGCCGTTCTCGCGATGACGTTCCGGACGTCCACCCTCCGGTCGCCGGGGTGGATCCCGTCGGGCGTGCTCGCGATCGGTGCCGGGTTCGAGGTCTACGAGTTCGTGTTCAAGACCTTCTGGTATCGGTGGTCGCTGTCGTTCTACGTCACCGACACGGCCATCGACCTCGTAATCAACACCGTCGGCGCGGTCGTCGTCGCAGCCGCGGTCACCGTCCACCGGCGTCGTGTCGGGCCGTCCGACCCGGTCGCTGCCGACGCGGAGCCGGCCGATCCAACGACCGACACGGATTGACCGAGCAGCGTAGCCCTGTAGGAACCCCGTTCCCGGCGTCACGGCCGCCGACGCCGGTCGCCCTCGGCGTCGGTCGACGCGGCGAGATCCTCCCGCACCGACGCGAACACGGATACCTCCGAGTCCAGCGTGTCGGCGAGCGCGTCGGCGGCGCCCAGCAGCCACGCCGCACGTTCGAGGTGTGACTCCAGGTCGCCGGGGCCGATGCGGTACTGCTCGACCAGCGTCTCCGGGGCGGCGCCGTCGATCCACTCGCGGATGATTCGCGCCAGTTTCACTGCACACAGCCACGACTCGAAGTCCGCCGCCTCGTCGGGCGCGGTCGTGAACTCCGCGGCGTGCTGCGTCGCGTACCGGTAGATCGCGGCGCGTTCGCGATTTCCGAGATACGTCCCGCGGGTGTCCGGGGTCGCACAGACCGCGCCGAGCGCGGTGAGCGGGGTCACGTCCGCCGCCGGCATCGACTCGATCGTCCGGACCGCCTCGACCAGTCGGGCGCCCGTCTCCGGACGGACGTACTGCCGGGAGACCGTCGCGCCGAGGTCCGTCGCCGAGAGCGCGCCCTCGGGGGCGTCGCTCCCGTCCGCGTCGCCGGCGGCGTTCCCGCCGCCGACCGCGAGCAGCCCCATCCCCGACAACTCCGCCGCGACCTCGTCGACCAGCCCCGAGAGGTCGACGTCGGGCGACTGGAACGCGAAGAACGTCGCGTCCAGCAGGTCGAGGACGCCCCGCTTCGAGTCGGCGAACCCCGAGGCCACCACCGACAGCATATGGGTCCGGAGCGCCTCCCGCTCGGTGAGCTGTGATTCGACCGCCTCCGGCCCGGCGTCGACGTACCGCTCGCGGACCGCCCCGGGGTCGTCGGCGGCGACGAGTACCGCCTCGCCGTAGGGGTCGAGATGCGGGCGGCCGGCGCGGCCGCACATCTGGTGGACTTCGAGCACCGGCAGCGGCGTCATCTCCTCGCCGGTGTACCGTTCGAGGTCCCGAACCACCACACGGCGGGCGGGGACGTTCACCCCCGCCGCCAGGGTCGGGGTCGCACAGATCACCCCGACCTCTCGGTCGCGGTACGCCGACTCCACGAGCGACCGGTGATCGCTCGACAGCCCGGCGTGGTGGAAGGCCACGCCGGACTCGACCGCCGTCGCCAGCCGGCGCCCGGTCTCGGTTCCGCCACGCTCCCGGACTGCCGCCGCGAGCCGGGGGCCGGGCGGGTCGGCGGCGTCCGCGCCGTTCTCCGTATCGGCTTCCGCGCCGCGTTCCGCGTCGGCTCCGTCGCTCCCGGCTCCGCGTCCCGGACCGCCCCCGTACCGCTCCTGAAGGCTCGGCTCCTCGGCCAGCCGGGCCGCAAGCGACTCCGCCTCCCGCCGCGACCGGACGAACGCCAGACACTGGCCCCCGTCGTCGACCGCGTCGGCGACGAGGGCCGCAGTCGCCTCGGTCCCGCGGTCGTCGTTCGGTCCGACCGGCGGGACGTCGACCGCGAGGGTCGACCCGTCGTCGAACTCCACGTCGCCGTCGGCGTAGACGCCGGTTCGGAGCGAGACCGGCCGCCACGTCGATTCCACGAGTTCGGCGTCGAGCCAGTCCGCGATTGCATCGGGGTTCTCGACCGTCGCCGACAGGGCGACGACCTGGACGCCCGGCGCCCGCCGCTGGAGCGTCGCGAGCGTGATCTCCAGGGTCGGGCCGCGTCGTGGACGGCCCAGCAGGTGGACCTCGTCGACGACGACACACGCCAACTCCGCCACCCACGAGGCCCCGTTCCGGATGGCGGAGTCGACCTTCTCGGCGGTCGCGACAACGATGTCCTCCTCGCCCAGTTCCTCGGCCGGCGAGTCGAAATCGCCCGTCGAGATCCCGACGCTCACGCCCGGTAGTTCCGTGAAGGACTCGTATTTCTCGCGTGCGAGCGCCCGAAGCGGGACGATGTACAGCGCCGGCCCCTCGGCGGTGAGCATCGCCAGTTCCGCGATCAGGGTCTTCCCCGACGCCGTCGGGATCGCGGCGACGACGTTCTCCCCGCGGGTAACGCCCGCCTCCACCGCGGCCGCTTGCGGGGGGTACAGTTCCTCGATCCCCGACGCGCGGTACTGCTCGCGGACGGCCGCGGAGACGGGGAGGTCCCGAACGAACACACCGTATCGTGGGCCGGAACCGTATAAAAAGTCGCGGGCGAAACGGCGTCGGAGTGGCCGCCGACCGGTTCCGACCTCAACGGGCGAACTTCTGTTCGAGCAGGGTCGTGAGCAGGTACGCGCCGAGCCGCGAGGTGTTGTCGGTCGGGTCCAGCGGCGGTGCGACCTCCATCAGGTCGGCGGCCGCGACCGCGTCGTGGGTCCCGAGTATCTCCATCA
Proteins encoded:
- a CDS encoding winged helix-turn-helix domain-containing protein gives rise to the protein MAREPTVEEPPDLQPLLDALDDADARDIIREIEESATANEISERCDIPLSTTYRKLDLLTDAGLLEEGTEIRADGHHTTSYTVTFEEVRVSLTDSREFAVEIARTEEQRPDERLADIWTSVREET
- a CDS encoding DUF7521 family protein, with product MVHTTTSASIATGIIVMKTGILVLGGLITYFSLKAYRNTGSSALRALAIGFGIITLGALLGGTFDLILGVSLAVGLLIDAILTFVGLAVITYSLYAD
- a CDS encoding DEAD/DEAH box helicase yields the protein MFVRDLPVSAAVREQYRASGIEELYPPQAAAVEAGVTRGENVVAAIPTASGKTLIAELAMLTAEGPALYIVPLRALAREKYESFTELPGVSVGISTGDFDSPAEELGEEDIVVATAEKVDSAIRNGASWVAELACVVVDEVHLLGRPRRGPTLEITLATLQRRAPGVQVVALSATVENPDAIADWLDAELVESTWRPVSLRTGVYADGDVEFDDGSTLAVDVPPVGPNDDRGTEATAALVADAVDDGGQCLAFVRSRREAESLAARLAEEPSLQERYGGGPGRGAGSDGADAERGAEADTENGADAADPPGPRLAAAVRERGGTETGRRLATAVESGVAFHHAGLSSDHRSLVESAYRDREVGVICATPTLAAGVNVPARRVVVRDLERYTGEEMTPLPVLEVHQMCGRAGRPHLDPYGEAVLVAADDPGAVRERYVDAGPEAVESQLTEREALRTHMLSVVASGFADSKRGVLDLLDATFFAFQSPDVDLSGLVDEVAAELSGMGLLAVGGGNAAGDADGSDAPEGALSATDLGATVSRQYVRPETGARLVEAVRTIESMPAADVTPLTALGAVCATPDTRGTYLGNRERAAIYRYATQHAAEFTTAPDEAADFESWLCAVKLARIIREWIDGAAPETLVEQYRIGPGDLESHLERAAWLLGAADALADTLDSEVSVFASVREDLAASTDAEGDRRRRP